The genomic region aaagaaaatattacaaaatggaCAACATACAAGATACAACAAGCAATCTCTAAAGCAATAAATACTACTGGTCCTAGCGTTGACATTTTGTATTGAATACCCACAATCCACCACCCACCCCAATATGCCCGccccctgtccctcctccaAGTCCACCCACCCCCGCGGACTCCACCCCAAAGGTaaacaacaaccaaaataaTAAAGACAACGCAATGGAACGATGCACATTTACACGGTAACCCCTCCCACCCATCCCCACCCCCctaaaatatttatgtacatttaaaGAAGAACAAGTAACATCACAATTAAAGTTGTTCCTCAGTAAGAGAGGTGTCTCCACGATCCTCATGCCCTCCAGGGTTTGAACAGATGTCAAATGATTGGTTCGCAAGCTCgtatttaatacaaataatgaagGAGAACCAACTCTTTCAAGAAAAGGGCTCATTGAATAGTCATCTAACCTACCTTTTTAAATCTGTCATTTAAACATGTTCAAGTGGAAATACATAACCCTTTTCTGTTACACTACAAagtaaagacaaaaagaaaagttCATAAAAATGTTGGCAGATTCACAAAGCTATACTCTACAGCTCACTGTATTATTATTGAATTataataattagattttttgaTAATGAGGGTCAAATATTGACCAATGAACTTtgataaaacaagaaaaaaaatgtaaagcctTATGGCACGGAAACAGAAAGGCAGAAGGAAACGACAAACACAGCGAAGAAAGAGGGCCTGAATCGAGGTGTGCGGAGCTAGAACAAGGGGGAGGAGGACAGCAGTGAGGAGGAAGGCTACTCTACAGACTTGGTCACGAGGGACAGAGGCTGGGGGGCCGTGGAGTTGGGGTGCAGCGAGTGGGAATGACACAGCGACGCCGTCGAGGGCCTGGCGAGGGAGACGCCAGAGGAGCCGTGGTGGTGGGCCCCGTTGTGGGCCGGACTGGGCGTTCTGCCTGCTGTGGCGGTAGAGTTTTCCAGCAGAACCAAGGATGGCGGAGGGGGATGCCCAGCCAGGAGGTGCGGGTGGTGGAGAGGCTGGTGGGCCGGTTTCATAGTCAGTGACAGAGGTTGCATTTGTTCAGTCTGAGGTTTGGACTCTTTCGAGGAGGGGGAGGGTGCCACcgaggagggggaggatggggggGAGTCTAGTATGCTTCCATCCGAAGAGGGAGGACTGGCACAGCTGCCTTCACCTTGGATATAGCGAATGCACTTTTTTTTCCTCCTGgacatggggggggggacaaagaAATAGGTTTTTAGCGTGACATCCCGTTTCCGACAAACTTCTACTTGGGCAATAGCTGAGTATTGGCATTCGACTTAAATGCGCCGTCTTGTTTCATTAGAGTGATGAAACTAATGAATGCGATCAAATCTAAAACCTATGTGTGGAACTTTTCTTTCCCTCTGGCGCATGAAAGGGGTTGCCAAGACTACAGCTACGCTGAAGACTGAGGTTGTCAAATTCCCATGAAAAACATTGAGTACAccgaacagacagacaggacaatgACACAGGAGAGGCAGCGTGAGAATGAAGATGCCGGATGAGAAATGGACGGAGATATAAAGGTTGAGGGACATGGTTTTCGCGGCAGAGGTCAATCAACTCCCTTCCTTAAAAGTGTTTCCTCACAGGCTTGTGATGTTGATGGAAACAGAGAGCCGGCCCTGGTGAAGAGCTGCCACCAGGGATCACCCTGCTTCTCCCTCCTCATTTCCCTCCACCGTAAAGACACAGAGGTTAAAGGTAAGGGGAACCAGACTGCGCTTCACCTGCCCctaagacgtgtgtgtgtgtgtgtgtgagtgtgtgtgagaatgcgtgagtgcatgtgtggggTCACGGCGTCATGTTTGCATCTCTGTTGGGGTCGGGACCCTCCCCTGCCTGGCGCGCCTGCAGCCAACCCGTCTCGCTCCGTGGAACAGACCACAATGCAACTGCTCTGAATGATCACTCAAGAGgcgggcatgtgtgtgtgtgtgtgtgtgtgtgtgtgtagggggctCTGCCCACTTTCTCTTACCCTGACCTCTACAACAACTACTTATCACAAGGTCTGTGCCTGCCTGAAGGGAACAGACTCAGTGCTCCAGACTGTTGCTGGCTCACAGGGACGCCGAGCCGAGAGGAGAACAGagctgggagggaggggggagggaggggcgggCGGGCGGGGGCAGTAAGTGAGGAAAACAATGCTGTGCTTCAGCTCGCCTTTGATAAATGGAAGCATCTGTTCTATTATTCAATCAAGGGTAAGGCCTGTTTCTCAAGTCATACCCTGCCTGTACTTCTGCAGGTAAAGGTTTCACACAAATACCGTGTGAGAGCGaaggatgtggggggggggtcgatCACTGACAACTGATGAGACAGTGGAATGAGAGGGGAAGAATGGCGAAAGAAGACATCTGGACAGCCACACGGTACACTCATAAAACTCTGACCAAGCAGGCATGCACTTCTGTACAACGATTAAACGACACGGACACAGAGGGAAGGAGACGCGCATGGGGAAATGTTCACTGAAAAGCAAAGAGAGTCGGGTTGAAGTAAGGGACTTGGCCTGCTTGGCTGTCACAGAACCCATGTGTATAATGGCTGCTTGCTACCAGCGTTACATACTATTGCCCTGCCGGTGTTAAGCCAGCCCCCTTCTGTCAGAGCTGAAGTGATAACTGCCTGTCAAAACGGCTACAAATGAGCTAATATCCATTTTTTAAGAGACATATCGATTGAtagtatgtgtctgtgtaacaTATTGATTTCCCCCCCGTCTCCGGGGGAATTACTCCAGACGCATCTTTCAGGAAATAGAACCCAGTGAGGTCTGTTAACCTCTCGGCTCCTTAAACGAACCAGGAATTATCGGAGGTTATTCCCAAGCCTGGCCCTCTGACGCTGCGCTGCCGCCGAGCTTATCGTCGGCACGTTGACGGGCTGCATCAGTAAACCCGGCAGATATCATGTGTTTATCAATGTGATCCACTGTGTATGATTTGGTGTCCACCCAAGCTAGCCGTTCTGATGTTTAAACTGAGTGCGCAGCGTTGCCAAGAGAGCCGTAGCCCCGCGACGGGTTTTTTTCGTATGAACTCGGGCGTTACGAAACAACGTAGCGGGACAATGCCTTCCGGTACTCTATCTTATGGGTGAGCAGTCTGTCTGAGGCAACTCTTTATGTAATAAGTGCAGATGAATATTGAAAACTGAAGGATGAGATGCATGCCTTGGGTTGACCACGGTGATATACAGTACCAAATACAGGGCAAGCTAGACACAGAAGGGTATTACTTAGCAGAAACAAATACCTACCATGAAAATATTCCCAATTCAAAGACTGCTTGTGTCAGAACAGAAAGACAACAGGTAGGGACTAAGTAAGGGTTATCAGAGAGgagtttggaggaggaagaagaggaggaggaagagggcaTAGAAGAAAGTCACTCTGGTGCCCTCTGAGAAGCAGGGCCAATTGAGACAGATACTTAAGACAGTCAGGATGGCAGGCATTTACAAACAGCCTCGGTAGAAAATGGATTTCAGTCTTTCAGATACGATAGTATCACGAATCAGGTAATGCCTTTTACAATAAAACTAAAGGAAAACCACCAAATGTCGCCTACTTAACTGTTTTTAGTACACCTTTGCGACTAGGACTTTGCCGTGGTATAATTGCTGAGGTAATGGACTCACAACAATGCTAGTAAATCCATTTTCTGCCGCCAGGCTTttaatttcccccccaaaaaaagaagcGAAATGTCCTGCTATGAGACGATAGAGCAGAACATTCTCTGATCAGGAAGACGAACAGATAAAAGAGTAAGTGCCATCAATCAACACATGGAAGGAAACAGAATCCGGGTATTTTTAGGATGGGCATCTTGAAGGTGTGGGAGAAGGAAGTGGTTGTCATTCTGCTTGTCCCCCTGGACATGCTACAGGTGTGTACCTGCATGGTTTGCACCATAAACTCAGCTGGTCAAGCCCGAACAAGGCACGACACTTCTTTGGGGTATTTGCATCTGTTAGCCAAAGAGgtagacacacagacaatacaAGAACACAGAGAATGCACATGTCATTGGACAGACAACATATGTAGCCAGGGCTTAGGTTTGAGCTGTCAGCACCGGGACTTCCTCCTGACAGACCAGGCCATCACGTCTCCAGCTCCTCTTAGACCCAGGCTGCTGTCTGAGTCCTGCCCATTATTAGAACTAATTACCCAAGAGAATATTCCTCagaggaccccccccccccccgaacccACATTTAGACTGACGCACGGACACACACCACACGCGCAGACACCCACTCGTGTCCCGTTCACCTCACTCCCCAAAACACCCATAAAACTAGAGGCAGGGCAGACTGGCAGGGCTGGGTTGGAGAAGACCTGGGAGTAGGCGAAAGCCTGGCAAAGGAAGGGCAGCCGGAAGCGGGGGGAGGCGGGAGGAAGTCCCGGCTCGGCGGGCAGCCGTAACCTGGCCCTGGCATTCATGCCggcacacaccatacacacctgCATGGGCCACACCAGTTATTCTGCTGATCGAGCCCAAAGCGTGCTCGACACTTCTTAGGAGCGCTCAGGTCTGACGCCACAACAGGGAAGGGAAGCcagcagagaggaggaggaaaaacCCAAAAGGgggaagaaagaggagagaaataaagcagaaaaaaaaaacggaaaCCAGTGAGTCGCTGAGTCGTGGCATATTTGgctattcccccccccccccaccccaataaAAGAGATGCAAGTAACTGTTCAGAATATCTCTACAAAAAGATTGTCAGGAGACACGGTTAGTGTTTCAGACATTAGTCAAATCAAGCCACAagcaaaatcaaaacaaatgcagAAATGTGCAGAGATTAAATCAAACACAATAATGGTCGTATCTGCTTTATAAATGGCTAAAAATGTCAAGCTTATTTGTCAAAGGATGAGaataaaatggggggggggggggtgtgcagACGTGATTACATTTCTGCTAATGGTCATTTGTAGCGGTGTGCTTTCCTTGCAGTATTTAGAAAGTGGAAGGTATATGGGGCAGGATAGGCAGGGAGAGGCAGTCGGGACAGACTCTTCTACATAGGGAAGGTTAATCCCAGCCAGGAAAAGCATTAAAAGGCAAGGATCCCAGTACCTTGACCTGAATTCAAACACCTGACTCAAAGTGTTCCTTTACGCTGACCCGTCAACTACTGAAATGGGACGCGACCTTAGCGGCTAAATCAAATGGAGAGCAGCGTGACACTTGGGTCAGTGGAGGAACCGTGTGTTGAGCGGTTTAAATCCAGGCCTTAGTTTGAGCAGGGTCCGTGTAGGAGTGGACCGGTCCCACTCATGCCAGCCCagagacaggcacagacaccGCTACTGAAGCAGATAGATTAAGGAGGTTTACCCTGACTGACGTCACATCCCTGGGTCATAGCACTAAGGACTTTATCAGTCAACTCTTAGGCAGACCGACTACAGCACATACTGATTTGGCCAAATGGGAGAGATTGTTCTGGAATGATTAGCTTTAACCAAAGATACTTTTGCTGGTATAGTAAATAAAAATTTGTAGGATAGACACagataaacattttaagaataaaaGCAGCAAACAAAGCAAGTAACATTCTTAAAAGATATTGCATTTAGCTTAgtaaaatttatttttaacattatatatatatatatacatacatacataataaactaaaaagagaagaaaaaaaaaacaagttagTAATTTAAGACTCAAAATGACATTAGCACCTGTAATTGGAGGGAGTGAAAGGCAAGGGTTTGGAAAATATTCTCTGTGTTCTGAAAAAGAGAACAGATAGAGGAGCCTTCAAGAGGGGATGTGTCACGTGAACCAACGGAATACAGTTTAATATCCTCCTCAACTCACAGTAAGATCAGAAGAAATACCAATAAGAACAATATCAAACCAAGAAATAATAGAATTAGCAAACCTCCTTAATTTTAAGATGTGGgtgattttttttcagttttcattGTGTGATTTAAAAAGCATGCGTGAAGACAAGCAGCGGAAGCCCAAGTtacggggacacacacacacacacacacacgcgcacacacaccacgcacgcGACTACGTTACAAACACAAGCACAAGTCTGTCCGCAAGACACGGCCATTaaaacacgcaaacacacacacaacactggcaAAGTTAATGGCTCTCACAACGCTTGAATTTCACATTCTCAAAACACACATGACAGTATCGTAAATGCTGGGGGGCTGAATCAGGCCTCTGTGGGGAGGATGAGaaaggctggggggggggggctcatgCATATTCAATGTTATTAGCTGGGGAAGGCTAAAGGAGGGGATGGgaaatggagggggggggggggttggggggcgAGCAAGTCTaccatgtaaatatttaattgagtggcaaaactaaaataataacaacGAGCCAGGCACAACTACACCAAAAGGACAGAAAGCAATTGAAAATAACAAACGTGTTGACTTTTATGTTGTGAGATATAACACAGGACTGACACATGAGGGCGCTCCTCTAATAGGACAGATAATTGCAGATCACTTACCATTGCCCTCTCCTGGTTGCTTATCCCTTTTTCTCTTCTTCTTTTTCCCCTGTTGGTTACCCgccaaaaaaagagaaatagacAGGAACCTTAGTTATTATATTGCAGAAGACCCGAGGCATGAAATAAAATCAGGGGCCCATTTTACTTTCTATTCATTCATGCACTCTTTCCCTGTTGGCTGTTTATGACTGACCCTGCAGGACATAGCAGAattttctcttctccctctaaAAAAATCAAAACGTTTTCATTGATGTAATATTTTAGTCTTATGGTCCATGTTAAGgcattgttttagttttttgtgagGGACGCTGATTTATGCAGAATGCTTCGGGCAGTCTGAGAGCAGTCAGGCTCAGTGGTCAACTAGACTTTTGCAAAGGGTGTATGAGGACCTCTGAACTGCTTGGATACACACCAACACTGTGAGACAATGTTTCCACAGCATCAGAATGTCAGGTCTCTAAGACGCCCTGTTTCTATAGGCCAGTATATGTACTGTAAAGCAGGGGATCTCAACTCCAAGCCTGGGGACTACTGCTTCTTTTCTATTCTGCCTGATAGTTCATTGCATTCACCTGGTGTTCCAAGTCTAACTTAGTCAATATTTAGAGGGCTACAATGAAAACCAGCAGTACTTTGGGTCCCAAGGCCTGGCGTGGAGAACCACTGGTTTAAATGATGCTGCAGACTGACTGTGGCGTTCAGGGAACCAGGTAAAACTCAGTTCAGGCTGAACCGACGGTTCTCTCATCCCAGGTACATGTCGCTGTGAGGGGAGGGGGAGTACAGGACGTACGTGTTGAAAACTTAAAAACTTACATAGTTGTCTCGTGCTGACCAGCCGGGGTAGAGCTGCATGTGAAGCTGTCGCTCTTTCCTGGCCAACTCGTAGTACTTGGCCTGTTCCTCCCGTGATAGGGCGTGCCACTGCAGAGGAAAacacaggggggggggggcggaagATTGTGAATAGGAGCTATGGCCGTGTTCAGCCTGGGAGACATGAGGTGTAGAGACGAGGACCTGTTAGCAGGCCAACAGTCAAAATAAACcatgcggtgtgtgtgtgtgtgtgtgagtgagtgtgtgtgtgtgtgtgtgctggacaCGTTCCTAGTCTTGGGTACAGGGAGACATGAGACTGAATGCACGGCGTCACGGTGGCGTTCTCTCTCACCCTTCGTCCCAGGATCTGGTTGATGGCGGCGCTCTCCTTCAGCGTGCACTCTGCCACCACCTTGGCCCTCATCTCCTTCATGTAGAGCATGAAGGCGTTCAGGGGCTTCTTTATGTGCGGCTGCTTCTTTTTCTCGTCCTCCTTCTTGGAGTCCTGGTGTTTTCTGTGGAGCGTGTACAGTATAGTACTGTAGAGTTGGCAAATACCAACAATTGGTATTAAACGGCATATTCTAACAGTGGACTTGAGAACAGCAACAGCAGCGGGGTGAAGTCTCCCTGTGCTGCTGCTGTTTCCgatggtgaaaaaaaaaagagccgAGCGGGCGTGTTGTACTCACGAGCTGTTCAGGCCGATGTCGCTGTGGGAAGACTCCTGCTTGACGTTGGGCGTGACGATGGCTGGGTGGGGGATGCCCGTCTGGTGCAAACTGTGGTGGGGGGGGACCATGTGGTGAGGAAACCTGGAGGACAGAAAACTGTGTAAATCGTCAGAGTGGACACGTGTGAAATGGAGGATGggcacatagacacacagcaGAGACAATCTATTGGCCTTCACCACAGACACGTGCGTACAGGTTCTGCCGCGAGCCGAATCCGACCTTGAGGTCCGAAAATCCCTCAGCCACATCCTAGCTAACGCGAGAGCTTGAGCTTCGCACTTTCAAGGGAGGATTCGGCCCATCCTATCACATTAGTCTCACAATTGCATAGTAAAGTCAACACAATACACGCTTCACCATCATAACATGCCCTACAGTACGTTCACTTTGTATTGgagtgggaagagtttctcacGGAAAACAGGACAAACCGAAGGTTCATCTGTGACAGGCCAAAGTGGCCCACACTGCCCCTTCAACCGTGTGCCCTTTGCAATGGGTTTTCTAAAGTCCTCCATGTTTGGTGCCGTGACCCGACTCCCCAGGAAAAGTGATCGGCTCCTCTTCACAAGCTGCCCATCTATGAAGGCTTTGAGCCAATCGGTCGTGTGAGCTAATGTCACTTCTGAGGTCATCACTTCAGCTTTAACCAATGGCAAGACACCTTTTCCCCACGCGTCACTGGGCTGGGCCCGTTCTATCACGCCGGATCAGAATCATTAATGGGTGTTATCGTTTCCCGTCTCCCCTCTGCTATGTCTTCACAACACTGGATAATGACTTCTTCATCTCCCACAGCTTCACTGATTGAGGGTTAATAACCCGCATCTACAGTTTCACTTCACAGGGCtgagcgcgcgtgtgtgtgtgtgtgacagcgtaATTGTGTGGACGACGATGTGTGTACGTATTCAGAACATACACCTCAGCTCCGATACACGACCATATACAAACCATAGGAAGCGAGTGGAGGAcgaaggagggggagaaggaataattcttccttttttttttttattctttttttttttttaaacagctcATTATCTGTCTGAGTCTGGCTGCATGGCTTGGAGCCAGAATATAATGATGAGCATAAACTCGCCAGGAACAACTAGTTTCTGTTGCAGGCCATCTCTGGGGAGTTTGTGtgtttcctccctccctctgctcttctcccctcccttcATCACTGACACGTTTCTGTTTGCGCCGTGTCATCTGCTGAGGGGACCGCGGTGGTGGCTGCGGATCTCCCATCATTAGGCTGCTTCATttcccctgctctctctctctttctctcggtgCACTTGTTAAAATCTCCTCTGTTCCAGCATCCAttttttcctctccttctccaccctcCTGCTCCCTCACCACCTCCgcactcccccctccctccatcttctcctctcctccctccctctcctcccccagctGCCACCACACGGCCCAGGTTATGGTTAAAACATGACGGCCAGTCCTTTGATGCGCGGGGGCACCATCATCCACACTCATCAGCACAGAACAGCGCCTTGGACCAATTTAGccgacagagggagagagagaggggacccCCAACCCCCAGGCTTCTACGTCTCAATCTGAAAGGCAGGGATGGGGGTGGGTCGTCGGTTGCAACGCAGGCCCGGTGTTAGCCAGTGCCATTTAATTGCCAACGCAAGGCGGCACCCCCGTGCCTGTTTAATGTATAATGACTCGGCCGGGCACTTTCCCTTTCGCAGGAAAAAACCCAGGATGTGCAGTGGTgaacgggggtggggggtgtgtgtgtgtgggggggggggggggggcatatcaAAGGGCAGGCATTGGGTAGGGGGCGAGGGGCCTACACCTCCTCCCACATGTCACACATGGGCCCGGCAGAGATAATGGACCTACACGGATCCAACCCCATTATCAAAATGCCTTTCATTTGCTCTGTCCACTAACTGTGCTCTGTCTCGCCTGTCCTTTCCTGTTCCCTTTCagggaatgtattttttaacaGGACCTAGGTGTTAAGTGTTCAGGTATGAGAGACAGACTCGCTCTTTGGCATCCAAATCGGGCCGGTATGTGGCACAGCTTTCTAATACTGAGCTGCTGGTTCTCTTGTTGGGACCACAGAACAGCTCAGTCCCTTTAGGATGGCAGGTTAAAGGCACAGACCCGGATTTTACAAATACTGAATGGGTGTGCatagttaaaaataaattggttaAATTATCCAAACATTTTCCTCTCTGTGCCATTTTTATACGTCACCGACAATCAaatcaaagattttttttttggtcaaatcCCCCGGTGCAGTTTTAACAAGGAAGTGCTAAAGACCCTTTCTCCAGAGAGATGGAGGCCTCCACCTATTTAGCTATGCTAATTCAATTAGGAGTCATCAGAAGGCATTACCTCTCCCAAGCCCTCCAGTCCATCCAATCCCCTTAGCCCCCATCCAGGAGATTCAATTAGCCTCGCTGTAAATAAGATGATCACAATGTAGAGGCCGTCATTAGGGGCGAATTAGCTGTCACTTAAAACACAGGTCCGCTGGATGCTGCCAGGGCCTGCCAAGGGCTCTACCAGACACCAGACGGCACCTGAAGGCAGGACCGCTAGGACTGGGCCAGGACACGGAGAGGGGGCCTGTGTTAGGGGGTTAATAGGAGTGGAAGAGGGGCCCAATAGGGGCAGGCATTACTAACCCTGCTAGACAGATACCACTCATGAGTAAAATGAAGCAAAGTGTCCCCAGAACCTCAGATCAACTGAAATATGCAGGTAATGTGTCCAAGTGAACACAAGGcgtgtatgcattttatatttaatgagAAGGAAACCAGGAAATAGGAgagtctttctctttctcaagtgaatgtgtttttctgcttctaattcaa from Esox lucius isolate fEsoLuc1 chromosome 5, fEsoLuc1.pri, whole genome shotgun sequence harbors:
- the tcf7l2 gene encoding transcription factor 7-like 2 isoform X23; translated protein: MYPREGFFAGPEDSGATGLLAPGLSLLQQIGCWHLNLSGWSNKVPVVQHPHHVHPLTPLITYSNEHFTPGNPPPHLQGDVDPKTGIPRPPQHPDISPYYPLSPGTVGQIPHPLGWLVPQQGQPVYPITTGGFRHPYPTALTVNASMQRFPHHMVPPHHSLHQTGIPHPAIVTPNVKQESSHSDIGLNSSKHQDSKKEDEKKKQPHIKKPLNAFMLYMKEMRAKVVAECTLKESAAINQILGRRWHALSREEQAKYYELARKERQLHMQLYPGWSARDNYGKKKKRKRDKQPGEGNEHREYFPNPCLSLPPITDLSAPKKCRARFGLDQQNNWCGPCRRKKKCIRYIQGEGSCASPPSSDGSILDSPPSSPSSVAPSPSSKESKPQTEQMQPLSLTMKPAHQPLHHPHLLAGHPPPPSLVLLENSTATAGRTPSPAHNGAHHHGSSGVSLARPSTASLCHSHSLHPNSTAPQPLSLVTKSVE
- the tcf7l2 gene encoding transcription factor 7-like 2 isoform X11, which encodes MPQLNGGGGDDLGANDEMISFKDEGEQEEKISENSSAERDLADVKSSLVNESETNQNSSSDSEAERRPPPRSETFRDKTRESLEEAAKRQDGGLFKSPSYPGYPFIMIPDLTSPYLPNGSLSPTARTYLQMKWPLLDVNHGSLQSRQALKDARSPSPAHIVGPFCLEFPGQSDLSLHQFQLSNKVPVVQHPHHVHPLTPLITYSNEHFTPGNPPPHLQGDVDPKTGIPRPPQHPDISPYYPLSPGTVGQIPHPLGWLVPQQGQPVYPITTGGFRHPYPTALTVNASMQSFLSSRFPHHMVPPHHSLHQTGIPHPAIVTPNVKQESSHSDIGLNSSTILYTLHRKHQDSKKEDEKKKQPHIKKPLNAFMLYMKEMRAKVVAECTLKESAAINQILGRRWHALSREEQAKYYELARKERQLHMQLYPGWSARDNYGKKKKRKRDKQPGEGNDANTPKKCRALFGLDQLSLWCKPCRRKKKCIRYIQGEGSCASPPSSDGSILDSPPSSPSSVAPSPSSKESKPQTEQMQPLSLTMKPAHQPLHHPHLLAGHPPPPSLVLLENSTATAGRTPSPAHNGAHHHGSSGVSLARPSTASLCHSHSLHPNSTAPQPLSLVTKSVE
- the tcf7l2 gene encoding transcription factor 7-like 2 isoform X15 — translated: MPQLNGGGGDDLGANDEMISFKDEGEQEEKISENSSAERDLADVKSSLVNESETNQNSSSDSEAERRPPPRSETFRDKTRESLEEAAKRQDGGLFKSPSYPGYPFIMIPDLTSPYLPNGSLSPTARTYLQMKWPLLDVNHGSLQSRQALKDARSPSPAHIVSNKVPVVQHPHHVHPLTPLITYSNEHFTPGNPPPHLQGDVDPKTGIPRPPQHPDISPYYPLSPGTVGQIPHPLGWLVPQQGQPVYPITTGGFRHPYPTALTVNASMQRFPHHMVPPHHSLHQTGIPHPAIVTPNVKQESSHSDIGLNSSKHQDSKKEDEKKKQPHIKKPLNAFMLYMKEMRAKVVAECTLKESAAINQILGRRWHALSREEQAKYYELARKERQLHMQLYPGWSARDNYGKKKKRKRDKQPGEGNEHREYFPNPCLSLPPITDANTPKKCRALFGLDQLSLWCKPCRRKKKCIRYIQGEGSCASPPSSDGSILDSPPSSPSSVAPSPSSKESKPQTEQMQPLSLTMKPAHQPLHHPHLLAGHPPPPSLVLLENSTATAGRTPSPAHNGAHHHGSSGVSLARPSTASLCHSHSLHPNSTAPQPLSLVTKSVE
- the tcf7l2 gene encoding transcription factor 7-like 2 isoform X1 → MPQLNGGGGDDLGANDEMISFKDEGEQEEKISENSSAERDLADVKSSLVNESETNQNSSSDSEAERRPPPRSETFRDKTRESLEEAAKRQDGGLFKSPSYPGYPFIMIPDLTSPYLPNGSLSPTARTYLQMKWPLLDVNHGSLQSRQALKDARSPSPAHIVGPFCLEFPGQSDLSLHQFQLSNKVPVVQHPHHVHPLTPLITYSNEHFTPGNPPPHLQGDVDPKTGIPRPPQHPDISPYYPLSPGTVGQIPHPLGWLVPQQGQPVYPITTGGFRHPYPTALTVNASMQSFLSSRFPHHMVPPHHSLHQTGIPHPAIVTPNVKQESSHSDIGLNSSTILYTLHRKHQDSKKEDEKKKQPHIKKPLNAFMLYMKEMRAKVVAECTLKESAAINQILGRRWHALSREEQAKYYELARKERQLHMQLYPGWSARDNYAGNQQGKKKKRKRDKQPGEGNEHREYFPNPCLSLPPITDLSAPKKCRARFGLDQQNNWCGPCRRKKKCIRYIQGEGSCASPPSSDGSILDSPPSSPSSVAPSPSSKESKPQTEQMQPLSLTMKPAHQPLHHPHLLAGHPPPPSLVLLENSTATAGRTPSPAHNGAHHHGSSGVSLARPSTASLCHSHSLHPNSTAPQPLSLVTKSVE
- the tcf7l2 gene encoding transcription factor 7-like 2 isoform X10, with translation MPQLNGGGGDDLGANDEMISFKDEGEQEEKISENSSAERDLADVKSSLVNESETNQNSSSDSEAERRPPPRSETFRDKTRESLEEAAKRQDGGLFKSPSYPGYPFIMIPDLTSPYLPNGSLSPTARTYLQMKWPLLDVNHGSLQSRQALKDARSPSPAHIVSNKVPVVQHPHHVHPLTPLITYSNEHFTPGNPPPHLQGDVDPKTGIPRPPQHPDISPYYPLSPGTVGQIPHPLGWLVPQQGQPVYPITTGGFRHPYPTALTVNASMQSFLSSRFPHHMVPPHHSLHQTGIPHPAIVTPNVKQESSHSDIGLNSSTILYTLHRKHQDSKKEDEKKKQPHIKKPLNAFMLYMKEMRAKVVAECTLKESAAINQILGRRWHALSREEQAKYYELARKERQLHMQLYPGWSARDNYAGNQQGKKKKRKRDKQPGEGNEHREYFPNPCLSLPPITDLSAPKKCRARFGLDQQNNWCGPCRRKKKCIRYIQGEGSCASPPSSDGSILDSPPSSPSSVAPSPSSKESKPQTEQMQPLSLTMKPAHQPLHHPHLLAGHPPPPSLVLLENSTATAGRTPSPAHNGAHHHGSSGVSLARPSTASLCHSHSLHPNSTAPQPLSLVTKSVE
- the tcf7l2 gene encoding transcription factor 7-like 2 isoform X4, which encodes MPQLNGGGGDDLGANDEMISFKDEGEQEEKISENSSAERDLADVKSSLVNESETNQNSSSDSEAERRPPPRSETFRDKTRESLEEAAKRQDGGLFKSPSYPGYPFIMIPDLTSPYLPNGSLSPTARTYLQMKWPLLDVNHGSLQSRQALKDARSPSPAHIVGPFCLEFPGQSDLSLHQFQLSNKVPVVQHPHHVHPLTPLITYSNEHFTPGNPPPHLQGDVDPKTGIPRPPQHPDISPYYPLSPGTVGQIPHPLGWLVPQQGQPVYPITTGGFRHPYPTALTVNASMQRFPHHMVPPHHSLHQTGIPHPAIVTPNVKQESSHSDIGLNSSTILYTLHRKHQDSKKEDEKKKQPHIKKPLNAFMLYMKEMRAKVVAECTLKESAAINQILGRRWHALSREEQAKYYELARKERQLHMQLYPGWSARDNYAGNQQGKKKKRKRDKQPGEGNEHREYFPNPCLSLPPITDLSAPKKCRARFGLDQQNNWCGPCRRKKKCIRYIQGEGSCASPPSSDGSILDSPPSSPSSVAPSPSSKESKPQTEQMQPLSLTMKPAHQPLHHPHLLAGHPPPPSLVLLENSTATAGRTPSPAHNGAHHHGSSGVSLARPSTASLCHSHSLHPNSTAPQPLSLVTKSVE
- the tcf7l2 gene encoding transcription factor 7-like 2 isoform X8 produces the protein MPQLNGGGGDDLGANDEMISFKDEGEQEEKISENSSAERDLADVKSSLVNESETNQNSSSDSEAERRPPPRSETFRDKTRESLEEAAKRQDGGLFKSPSYPGYPFIMIPDLTSPYLPNGSLSPTARTYLQMKWPLLDVNHGSLQSRQALKDARSPSPAHIVGPFCLEFPGQSDLSLHQFQLSNKVPVVQHPHHVHPLTPLITYSNEHFTPGNPPPHLQGDVDPKTGIPRPPQHPDISPYYPLSPGTVGQIPHPLGWLVPQQGQPVYPITTGGFRHPYPTALTVNASMQSFLSSRFPHHMVPPHHSLHQTGIPHPAIVTPNVKQESSHSDIGLNSSTILYTLHRKHQDSKKEDEKKKQPHIKKPLNAFMLYMKEMRAKVVAECTLKESAAINQILGRRWHALSREEQAKYYELARKERQLHMQLYPGWSARDNYAGNQQGKKKKRKRDKQPGEGNDLSAPKKCRARFGLDQQNNWCGPCRRKKKCIRYIQGEGSCASPPSSDGSILDSPPSSPSSVAPSPSSKESKPQTEQMQPLSLTMKPAHQPLHHPHLLAGHPPPPSLVLLENSTATAGRTPSPAHNGAHHHGSSGVSLARPSTASLCHSHSLHPNSTAPQPLSLVTKSVE